One Mycobacteroides salmoniphilum DNA segment encodes these proteins:
- a CDS encoding DMT family transporter — MNPIPLALAGSLSWGVSDFIGGHASKRRSTLAVLALSRPVGLAVVGLVAVLTASTHFDGRTLLGMLSGPAAFTALYALYRALAIGPMGVVSPIAAVGAVVPVIWGAMIGQSLSGLTYLGLAGTLVGVMLASASQGLDGRRPGRQVLMWSFFCTVMFGVCMILLAEAGRYHPVEAVVVSRATEVMLILVLGAFNWTSLRQNLRPPFGVVPLAGLLDTSAILLFTYASSRGSLGVAAVLSSLYPVVTVLIARLMLHERLSRIQQAGAVLTLVCVAVVAFSASR, encoded by the coding sequence TTCCACGCTCGCCGTACTCGCGCTCAGCCGGCCCGTCGGGCTGGCCGTGGTGGGTTTGGTGGCTGTGCTTACCGCGTCCACGCATTTCGACGGCCGCACGCTGCTGGGAATGCTGTCCGGCCCAGCGGCTTTCACGGCTCTATACGCGTTGTACCGCGCGCTTGCCATCGGTCCGATGGGGGTCGTTTCGCCCATCGCGGCGGTAGGTGCGGTGGTACCGGTCATCTGGGGCGCCATGATCGGACAGTCACTGTCGGGGCTGACGTATCTGGGGCTGGCCGGCACACTCGTCGGCGTCATGTTGGCCTCGGCCTCGCAAGGACTGGACGGACGGCGTCCGGGGCGACAGGTGCTCATGTGGTCGTTCTTTTGCACGGTGATGTTCGGGGTCTGCATGATCCTGCTGGCCGAGGCAGGCAGGTATCACCCCGTGGAGGCGGTGGTTGTTTCCCGCGCCACCGAGGTGATGCTGATCCTGGTGCTGGGGGCGTTCAACTGGACGAGCCTGCGGCAGAACCTGCGCCCGCCGTTCGGTGTGGTGCCCCTCGCCGGGTTGCTCGACACGTCGGCGATCCTGCTGTTTACCTACGCCTCGTCGCGCGGAAGCCTGGGTGTGGCGGCGGTGCTGTCCTCGCTGTACCCGGTGGTGACGGTGCTCATTGCCCGCCTCATGCTCCACGAGCGGCTGAGCCGGATTCAGCAAGCCGGTGCGGTACTGACGCTGGTGTGCGTCGCGGTGGTGGCGTTCAGCGCATCACGTTGA
- the crp gene encoding cAMP-activated global transcriptional regulator CRP: MDEILARAGIFQGVEPSAISALTKQLQPVDFPRGHTVFAEGEPGDRLYIIITGKVKIGRRSPDGRENLLTIMGPSDMFGELSIFDPGPRTSSATTITEVRAVSMDRDALRAWIGDRPEIAEQLLRVLARRLRRTNNNLADLIFTDVPGRVAKQLLQLAQRFGTQEGGSLRVTHDLTQEEIAQLVGASRETVNKALADFAHRGWIRLEGKSVLISDSERLARRAR; encoded by the coding sequence GTGGACGAGATCCTGGCCAGGGCCGGAATCTTCCAGGGTGTCGAACCGAGTGCCATCTCGGCGCTGACGAAGCAGCTGCAGCCAGTTGACTTTCCGCGCGGGCATACGGTGTTCGCCGAGGGCGAGCCTGGCGACCGCCTGTACATCATCATCACGGGCAAGGTGAAGATCGGGCGCCGATCTCCCGACGGCCGTGAGAACTTGCTGACGATCATGGGCCCGTCGGACATGTTCGGTGAGCTGTCGATCTTCGACCCCGGGCCCCGGACGTCCAGCGCCACCACCATCACCGAGGTGCGCGCGGTATCGATGGACCGGGACGCGCTACGCGCCTGGATCGGCGACCGCCCGGAGATCGCCGAGCAGCTACTGCGCGTGTTGGCCCGCCGCCTGCGCCGCACCAACAACAATCTCGCTGACTTGATCTTCACCGATGTGCCCGGTCGCGTCGCCAAGCAGCTGCTGCAGCTGGCCCAGCGGTTCGGCACCCAGGAGGGCGGCTCGCTGCGCGTGACGCACGACCTGACGCAGGAAGAGATCGCTCAGCTGGTAGGTGCGTCCCGCGAGACCGTGAACAAGGCACTGGCCGATTTCGCGCACCGCGGCTGGATCCGGCTAGAGGGCAAAAGCGTCCTGATCTCAGACTCGGAGCGTCTGGCTCGCCGCGCGCGCTAG